From the genome of Symphalangus syndactylus isolate Jambi chromosome 5, NHGRI_mSymSyn1-v2.1_pri, whole genome shotgun sequence, one region includes:
- the LOC129481638 gene encoding uncharacterized protein encodes MRGLDRMEIRGGRYLLLGEVLGHSALGAQPAQAAHGDADELLELPTLLQRPAGQGPCTSLRGCCISPATALLLSHRRPAQRRSMQAAAAEAGSLRRGRLGEEPGSQESWSRSAPQRCRSQDADRVGSQVCCSRPQGRGGGDKKPRRRLGAKSRGSKNPRRRRQKAAAAGSKSRGDGGKKPRGQKAAALKSHGGGRKKTWWQGQKAAATESRGGWGKKPRRQKQPRVGGGQKAAEAWAKSH; translated from the exons ATGAGAGGGCTGGACCGGATGGAAATTCGGGGG GGTCGGTATCTCCTGCTGGGTGAGGTCCTTGGACACAGCGCACTTGGTGCGCAGCCCGCGCAAGCTGCTCATGGAGATGCCGATGAACTTCTGGAGCTGCCCACACTGCTGCAGCGCCCTGCTGGCCAAGGCCCCTGCACCTCCCTCCGCGGCTGCTGCATCAGCCCCGCCACCGCCCTCCTTCTCTCCCATCGCCGCCCTGCGCAGCGCCGCTCTATGCAGGCAGCAGCGGCCGAGGCAGGGAGCCTGCGGCGCGGGCGCCTAGGGGAGGAACCCGGGAGCCAGGAGAGCTGGAGCAGGAGCGCCCCTCAGCGCTGCCGGAGCCAGGACGCCGACAGAGTTGGCAGCCAAGTCTGCTGCTCCCGCCCCCAGGGCC GCGGAGGCGGGGAcaaaaagccgcggcggcggTTGGGGGCAAAAAGCCGAGGTAGCAAAAACCCGCGGCGGAGGAggcaaaaagccgcggcggcggG CAGCAAAAGCCGCGGCGACGGGGGCAAAAAGCCACgggggcaaaaagccgcggcgTTAAAAAGCCATGGCGGCGGGCGTAAAAAGACCTGGTGGCAGGGGCAAAAAGCCGCTGCGACAGAAAGCCGCGGCGGCTGGGGCAAAAAGCCACGGCGGCAAAAGCAGCCGCGGGTGGGGGGTGGGCAAAAAGCCGCGGAGGCCTGGGCAAAAAGCCACTAA